In Chrysoperla carnea chromosome 2, inChrCarn1.1, whole genome shotgun sequence, the following proteins share a genomic window:
- the LOC123291886 gene encoding sodium-coupled monocarboxylate transporter 1-like isoform X1 codes for MDIPKNAFTWPDYVVFILMLLVCLFIGVYFGFFRASKNVKEYLIGNKNMTVWPVTISLVVSYISGISLLGFPSETYVSGIQYVYLQFNGLFAAFIINKIYLPVFMELRLTSTYEYLERRFDKSLRRLGSILFIIGVFLWLPIVIYVPAMALNHVTGINTHIITPIVCAVCIFYTCLGGIRAVIWTDFLQAFLMISSVILVIIKATWDVGGLGTVIERNVATGRIEYPDMELSLTKRLTFPAMVFGGTFGVVNNGVLDQVMMQRYVSLPSIKQAKRVVWLFLIVKTIFIGLCTSLGLIIFATYFNCDPISTKIVSERDQLLPLLVVDTLKDFPGASGIFLAGVLSASLSSLSSGLNSLSAVILEDCFKPIFRKLSPKQEQIIVKTVVFVAGIVIVGLAGIVEKFGQVLPLYDAISSISSGPLLGVFTLGILFPWANAKGALYAGFSGILFMGWICFGAQSMLASGKMRHPEKPVFTDGCTFNITEPLPTSLPTNDFDETNVFFMYRISFVLNMAIGSIFTVVLGLIISYLTGFNKIEDVDPLYLAPFLRPKSVVSQSFDSKEKYNEKFGINVCMTEAVDLLDKRKDSSCAEKINYQA; via the exons ATGGATATCCCAAAAAATGCATTCACATGGCCAGATTatgtggtatttattttaatgttactggtttgtttatttattggaGTATATTTTGGATTCTTTAGAgcatcaaaaaatgtgaaagagtatttaattggaaataaaaatatgaccGTATGGCCAGTAACAATATCACTTGTTGTCAg ctATATTTCTGGAATATCGTTATTGGGATTTCCTTCAGAAACTTATGTTTCTGGTATACAATATGTGTATTTGCAATTTAATGGATTATTTGCagcatttattattaacaaaatatatctaCCAGTTTTTATGGAGTTGCGATTAACTTCCACTTACGAG tatttgGAACGACGATTTGATAAATCATTGCGGCGACTTGgatcaattttattcattatcgGTGTG tttttatggCTTCCAATTGTAATATACGTACCAGCGATGGCGCTTAACCATG TAACTGGCATCAACACTCATATCATAACTCCAATTGTCTGCGCTGTATGCATTTTCTATACTTGCTtg ggaGGAATTCGTGCAGTAATATGGACTGATTTTCTACAAGCGTTTTTAATGATAAGCTCAGTGATTCTAGTGATAATTAAAGCAACCTGGGATGTTGGTGGTTTGGGAACAGTAATCGAACGTAATGTAGCCACTGGAAGAATAGAATATCCAGA TATGGAATTAAGTTTAACTAAACGGTTAACGTTCCCGGCAATGGTGTTTGGAGGTACATTTGGTGTCGTAAATAATGGAGTGCTTGATCAAGTAATGATGCAAAGATATGTCTCGTTGCCATCGATAAAACAGGCTAAACG GGTAGTGTGGTTATTTTTGatagttaaaacaatttttataggaTTATGTACTTCCTTAGGTCTGATTATTTTTGCAACTTATTTCAATTGTGATCCTATTTCAACAAAA attgtATCTGAAAGAGATCAACTTTTACCATTATTAGTTGTTGACACATTAAAAGATTTTCCAGGCGCTTCTGGAATATTTTTAGCAGGTGTTCTTAGTGCATCACTTAGCTCTTTATCAAGTGGCTTAAATTCATTGTCAGCTGTGATTTTAGAAGATTGTTTTAAgccaatttttagaaaattatcacCAAAACAAGaacaaattattgttaaaacagTGGTTTTTGTAGCAGGAATTGTTATAGTTGGTTTAGCTGGAATAGTGGAAAAATTCGGACAAGTATTACCG ttatacgATGCCATATCTTCAATTTCGTCAGGTCCTTTACTCGGAGTGTTTACTTTGGGAATATTATTTCCATGGGCAAATGCAAAG GGTGCATTATACGCAGGTTTTAGTGGAATACTGTTTATGGGTTGGATTTGTTTTGGTGCTCAGTCTATGCTAGCATCTGGAAAAATGCGTCATCCAGAAAAACCTGTTTTCACAGATGGTTGTACATTTAATATAACAGAACCTTTACCCACATCTCTACCAACGAATGACTTCGATGAAAC caatgTATTCTTTATGTATCGAATCTCATTTGTATTGAACATGGCAATTGGTTCAATATTTACAGTAGTTCTGGGTTTAATAATAAGTTACTTAActggttttaataaaattgaagatgTGGATCCTTTATATTTAGCACCGTTTTTGAGACCAAAAAGTGTTGTTAGTCAATCATTTGAtagtaaagaaaaatacaatGAG aaatttggcATAAATGTTTGCATGACAGAGGCTGTTGATTTATTAGACAAAAGAAAAGATTCAAGTTgcgcagaaaaaataaattatcaagcatga
- the LOC123291886 gene encoding sodium-coupled monocarboxylate transporter 1-like isoform X2, with protein MELRLTSTYEYLERRFDKSLRRLGSILFIIGVFLWLPIVIYVPAMALNHVTGINTHIITPIVCAVCIFYTCLGGIRAVIWTDFLQAFLMISSVILVIIKATWDVGGLGTVIERNVATGRIEYPDMELSLTKRLTFPAMVFGGTFGVVNNGVLDQVMMQRYVSLPSIKQAKRVVWLFLIVKTIFIGLCTSLGLIIFATYFNCDPISTKIVSERDQLLPLLVVDTLKDFPGASGIFLAGVLSASLSSLSSGLNSLSAVILEDCFKPIFRKLSPKQEQIIVKTVVFVAGIVIVGLAGIVEKFGQVLPLYDAISSISSGPLLGVFTLGILFPWANAKGALYAGFSGILFMGWICFGAQSMLASGKMRHPEKPVFTDGCTFNITEPLPTSLPTNDFDETNVFFMYRISFVLNMAIGSIFTVVLGLIISYLTGFNKIEDVDPLYLAPFLRPKSVVSQSFDSKEKYNEKFGINVCMTEAVDLLDKRKDSSCAEKINYQA; from the exons ATGGAGTTGCGATTAACTTCCACTTACGAG tatttgGAACGACGATTTGATAAATCATTGCGGCGACTTGgatcaattttattcattatcgGTGTG tttttatggCTTCCAATTGTAATATACGTACCAGCGATGGCGCTTAACCATG TAACTGGCATCAACACTCATATCATAACTCCAATTGTCTGCGCTGTATGCATTTTCTATACTTGCTtg ggaGGAATTCGTGCAGTAATATGGACTGATTTTCTACAAGCGTTTTTAATGATAAGCTCAGTGATTCTAGTGATAATTAAAGCAACCTGGGATGTTGGTGGTTTGGGAACAGTAATCGAACGTAATGTAGCCACTGGAAGAATAGAATATCCAGA TATGGAATTAAGTTTAACTAAACGGTTAACGTTCCCGGCAATGGTGTTTGGAGGTACATTTGGTGTCGTAAATAATGGAGTGCTTGATCAAGTAATGATGCAAAGATATGTCTCGTTGCCATCGATAAAACAGGCTAAACG GGTAGTGTGGTTATTTTTGatagttaaaacaatttttataggaTTATGTACTTCCTTAGGTCTGATTATTTTTGCAACTTATTTCAATTGTGATCCTATTTCAACAAAA attgtATCTGAAAGAGATCAACTTTTACCATTATTAGTTGTTGACACATTAAAAGATTTTCCAGGCGCTTCTGGAATATTTTTAGCAGGTGTTCTTAGTGCATCACTTAGCTCTTTATCAAGTGGCTTAAATTCATTGTCAGCTGTGATTTTAGAAGATTGTTTTAAgccaatttttagaaaattatcacCAAAACAAGaacaaattattgttaaaacagTGGTTTTTGTAGCAGGAATTGTTATAGTTGGTTTAGCTGGAATAGTGGAAAAATTCGGACAAGTATTACCG ttatacgATGCCATATCTTCAATTTCGTCAGGTCCTTTACTCGGAGTGTTTACTTTGGGAATATTATTTCCATGGGCAAATGCAAAG GGTGCATTATACGCAGGTTTTAGTGGAATACTGTTTATGGGTTGGATTTGTTTTGGTGCTCAGTCTATGCTAGCATCTGGAAAAATGCGTCATCCAGAAAAACCTGTTTTCACAGATGGTTGTACATTTAATATAACAGAACCTTTACCCACATCTCTACCAACGAATGACTTCGATGAAAC caatgTATTCTTTATGTATCGAATCTCATTTGTATTGAACATGGCAATTGGTTCAATATTTACAGTAGTTCTGGGTTTAATAATAAGTTACTTAActggttttaataaaattgaagatgTGGATCCTTTATATTTAGCACCGTTTTTGAGACCAAAAAGTGTTGTTAGTCAATCATTTGAtagtaaagaaaaatacaatGAG aaatttggcATAAATGTTTGCATGACAGAGGCTGTTGATTTATTAGACAAAAGAAAAGATTCAAGTTgcgcagaaaaaataaattatcaagcatga